DNA sequence from the Arthrobacter sp. V1I9 genome:
GTTCCTTCCCGCCAACCGGGTCCAGCACCCGTGGGCTTGGTCACCACAAGGGGTTTCGAAGCTCACTTCGGAGCCCCTTTTCAGTGCCACTCAGCCTGCCGGCACCAGGGCCGACACGCCGTCTTTTCCACGACACGCTGGGCGTTAAATGTGGCTAAGTACTCCACAGGGTGTGGATTCCGTCCGTAAAAACGGCGGGATTCCGGACATTTTGAAGGCCCCTCCCTGTGGATTAAAGGTGCATTAAATGACATACTTGTAATACATCATCTTGGGGTTCCAAAGAGGCGTCTGCACTAGATGTAGTATCTACATACAGCTTGGGCGGGAACCCGGACGAGCAATTTTTCAGCAAAGGGGACAGGACCATGACCGTAACGGTTTACACAAAGCCTGCTTGTGTTCAGTGCAACGCCACCTACCGGGCGCTCGACAAAAAGGGCATCACGTACCAGAGCGTTGACATCTCCCAGGACGCCGAGGCACTCGAGCGCCTGAAGGCACTGGGCTACATGCAGGCACCCGTTGTGGTCACGGACCAGGACCACTGGTCAGGCTTCCGCCCGGACAAGATCGAGGAACTGGCGCTCTCCGCTGTTTCCTCCGTGGCCTAGGGGTCACTGCATTTCCTGCCGGCAATAATCAACCAGCTGAGGTGACTCCCACGGCAGCACCAGCAGCCCAGGAATTCCACACAGCACAGGAATCCCAGGCACCGCAGGAACTTCACGCGGCTCAGCGCGTGGACGGTTCCTCGCCGGCGCCAGCGGTTGTTACCAGCAGCCGGCTCATCTACTTTTCCTCGGCATCCGAGAACACCACCCGCTTTGTCTCCAAGCTCGGCCGCGAGGTGGCCCGGATTCCGCTGCTCGCCAAGGATGCACCCCTCCTCGCCACCCGGCCGTTCGTGCTGGTGGTGCCCACGTACGGCGGCACCGGGGGAGAGGGTTCTGTCCCCAAGCAGGTCATCCGGTTCCTGAACATTCCACAGAACAGGCAGCTCCTGCGCGGAGTGATCGGTGCCGGCAACACCAACTTCGGGGACAACTACTGCATGGCGGGGGACATCATCGCCGCCAAGTGCGGAGTACCGCACCTCTACCGCTTCGAATTAATGGGCACGCCAGAAGACGTGACCCGCGTAAACAATGGATTGGACACGTTTTGGACACGACTGTCGCAGACACAGAAGTAACCAGGGCCCAGAAGCCTGAGATGCCCGCCGCCTACAAGGGCCTGGGCTATCACGAGCTGAACGCCATGCTGAACCTGTACGGCCCCAGCGGCGAAATCCAGTTCGAGGCGGACCGCGAGGCCGCGCACCAGTACTTCCTGCAGCACGTGAACAACAACACCGTGTTCTTCCACGACCTGGAAGAGAAGCTCGAATACCTGGTCAAGAACGACTACTACGAGCGCGAGACGCTGGACCAGTACACGATGAACTTCATCCGTGACCTGTTCAACCGCGCCTACAAAAAGAAGTTCCGCTTCGAGACCTTCCTGGGCGCCTTCAAGTTCTACACGTCCTACACGCTGAAGACGTTCGACGGCAAGCGCTTCCTGGAGCGCTACGAGGACCGCGTGTGCATGGTTGCCCTGCACCTGGCCCGCGGCAACGAGCAGCTTGCCCTGCAGATGGTGGACGAGATCATCGAGGGCCGCTTCCAGCCGGCCACCCCCACGTTCCTGAACGCCGGCAAGAAGCAGCGCGGCGAGCTGGTCTCCTGCTTTCTGCTCCGCATCGAAGACAACATGGAGTCGATAGGCCGTTCCATCAACTCGGCGCTGCAGCTGTCCAAGCGCGGCGGCGGCGTAGCGTTCGCGCTGACCAACATCCGCGAGGTGGGCGCGCCCATCAAGCAGATCGAGAACCAGTCCTCCGGCGTTATCCCCGTGATGAAGCTCCTCGAGGACAGCTTCTCCTACGCCAACCAGCTCGGTGCCCGCCAGGGCGCCGGTGCCGTGTACCTGCACGCACACCACCCGGACATCTACCGCTTCCTGGACACCAAGCGCGAGAACGCCGACGAGAAGATCCGCATCAAGACCCTCTCGCTCGGCGTCGTCATCCCGGACATCACCTTCGAACTGGCCAAGCGTGACGAGGACATGTACCTGTTCTCCCCGTACGACGTCGAACGCGTCTACGGCATGCCATTCTCCGACGTCTCGGTCACCGAGAAGTACTACGAGATGGTGGACGACTCCCGGATCAAGAAGACCAAGATCAAGGCCCGCGAGTTCTTCCAGACCCTCGCCGAGATCCAGTTCGAATCCGGCTACCCGTACATCATGTTCGAGG
Encoded proteins:
- the nrdE gene encoding class 1b ribonucleoside-diphosphate reductase subunit alpha produces the protein MPAAYKGLGYHELNAMLNLYGPSGEIQFEADREAAHQYFLQHVNNNTVFFHDLEEKLEYLVKNDYYERETLDQYTMNFIRDLFNRAYKKKFRFETFLGAFKFYTSYTLKTFDGKRFLERYEDRVCMVALHLARGNEQLALQMVDEIIEGRFQPATPTFLNAGKKQRGELVSCFLLRIEDNMESIGRSINSALQLSKRGGGVAFALTNIREVGAPIKQIENQSSGVIPVMKLLEDSFSYANQLGARQGAGAVYLHAHHPDIYRFLDTKRENADEKIRIKTLSLGVVIPDITFELAKRDEDMYLFSPYDVERVYGMPFSDVSVTEKYYEMVDDSRIKKTKIKAREFFQTLAEIQFESGYPYIMFEDTVNRENPIDGKIIMSNLCSEILQVSQPTTYNDDLSYADTGKDISCNLGSLNIAKAMDSPDFGLTIETAIRSLSAVSDMSNITSVPSIAKGNDQSHAIGLGQMNLHGYLARERVHYGSEEGLDFTNIYFYSVVYHAVRASNLLAIETGQTFGGFEKSKYASGEFFNKYTEQEWVPQTEKVAELFKNVHIPTQADWLALKASVMEHGIYNQNLQAVPPTGSISYINNSTSSIHPVASKIEIRKEGKLGRVYYPAPYLTNDNLEYYQDAYEIGYEKVIDTYAAATQHVDQGLSLTLFFKDTATTRDINKAQIYAWKKGIKTIYYIRLRQLALEGTEVEGCVSCAL
- the nrdH gene encoding glutaredoxin-like protein NrdH translates to MTVTVYTKPACVQCNATYRALDKKGITYQSVDISQDAEALERLKALGYMQAPVVVTDQDHWSGFRPDKIEELALSAVSSVA
- the nrdI gene encoding class Ib ribonucleoside-diphosphate reductase assembly flavoprotein NrdI gives rise to the protein MDGSSPAPAVVTSSRLIYFSSASENTTRFVSKLGREVARIPLLAKDAPLLATRPFVLVVPTYGGTGGEGSVPKQVIRFLNIPQNRQLLRGVIGAGNTNFGDNYCMAGDIIAAKCGVPHLYRFELMGTPEDVTRVNNGLDTFWTRLSQTQK